A segment of the Nocardioides plantarum genome:
TGCTCGTCGCCTTCTTCGCCACCCTTCGCGCCCCGGCGCGCACTCCCCCGACGCTCGCGCCCGCCTCGGCGTACGCCGTCGCGGTGGTCGGCTGCGCGGTGGCGGCGTGGTTCGTGGCCCGCGAGGTGCACCCCGCGGTCGGCGCCGGTCTCGCGGCGGTGCTGATGACCGGGCTGGTCGCGGCGTACGAGCGGCAGGCCTAGCCGGGGCATGTCACCCCGGGGCCCGCTCGGGCCGAGCCGGCTCAGTCCTGGACGGCCTTGGCGAGCGTGACGCAGCGGGTGATCCAGTCGGCGTCGGGCTCGCGCTCCTCCAAGGACCACAGCACGTTGGTCAGCATCCGTACGACGACCCAGTCGCGGGCCCGGTCCTCGTCGAGACCCGCGGCATCGACGACGGCGTGGAAGCGCCGCCGCACCCCGTCGCGGTAGTCCCCCTCGAGCTCGTCCCAGCGGTTCCACAGCAGCGGCGCGACCTCGTAGTGGGGGTCGCCGCTGAGCGGCTTGGGGTCGATGGCCAGCCACGGCTCGCGGTCGGCGGCCAGGACGTTCGCGTAGTGCAGGTCGGTGTGGATCATCGTGCCGTCGGTGGCCTCGTCGGAGGCGAGCGCGCGGCCGAGGGACACCGCCTGCTCGACCAGGCGGTGCGGCACCGGCGCGTCACGGGGCAGGCCGGCGAGGCGGTCGACCCACTCCCCGACGTACGACGACAGGCGGCGCAGCTGGGGCGGCGCGGGCACGTGGAGGCGGCGGTACAGACCGGCGACCGTCTCGCACGCCTCGACGTCCCAGGCGTCGGTAAGGTCGGTGGTGCTCAGCCGCTCGAGCAGCATCAGCGACCGGCGCGGATCGGCCCGCAGCAGCGTGACCGCGCCGCGTCCGTGCCAGTACTGGAGCGCC
Coding sequences within it:
- a CDS encoding aminoglycoside phosphotransferase family protein — encoded protein: MHVPPGWTTYDDPRGRWQPWVAALPRLARDVLEEWELVEDGEQRHGVAAVVLMVRTVEGTPAALKIGFPHEEAEHEHVALQYWHGRGAVTLLRADPRRSLMLLERLSTTDLTDAWDVEACETVAGLYRRLHVPAPPQLRRLSSYVGEWVDRLAGLPRDAPVPHRLVEQAVSLGRALASDEATDGTMIHTDLHYANVLAADREPWLAIDPKPLSGDPHYEVAPLLWNRWDELEGDYRDGVRRRFHAVVDAAGLDEDRARDWVVVRMLTNVLWSLEEREPDADWITRCVTLAKAVQD